Genomic segment of Variovorax sp. OAS795:
TCCGATCGCACGGCGATGACGAAAGGAAAGCTCGTCACGGTGGAGATGAACGAGAAATCCTTGACCGCGTCGAAGGGCAGCGACTTGCGGATCGCGGCCGACACCGTGTGCGCACCGGTCAGCATGACGACGTTGTAGCCGTCCGGCTTCGACTTGGCGACGTAGTCGCTCGCGATGGCGCCGCCCGCGCCGCTCTTGATGTCGACCACCACGGGCTGCCTGAGCACGTCCTGCATTTTCTGCGCGAAGAGCCGCGACACCACGTCGGCATTGCCGCCCGCACCGAAGCCGTGCGTCAGCTGGAGCGGGCGCGAAGGGTACCTGTCCTGTTGCGCCAGCGCCGCGGGCACCAGCAAGCTGCCGGCCGCGCCGGCCATGAAGCTGCGTCTGCTGATCTGAACCATGTCTGTCTCCTTTTATCGCTGACTTACCGGTGGCCCGGCGTGAAACCCTGCCAGACCGCGTCGTAGCCGGCCTGCAGGTTGCCCGCGGCGAGGGCCTGGGCGGTGGGCCTGAAGACATGCCGGCTTTCGAACATGAAGGCCAGCGTGTCCCGGATCCGGTGCGGGGCGAGCTCCGCGGCGCTGGCCTTCTCGAAGGTCGCGGCATCGGGACCGTGCGGCAGCATGCAGTTGTGCAGGCTCATGCCGCCAGGGACGAAACCCTCGGCCTTGGCGTCGTAAACGCCGCGGACCAGCCCCATGAGCTCGCTCATGACGTTGCGATGGAACCAGGGCGGACGAAAGGTGTCCTCGGCCACGAGCCAGCGCGGCGGGAAGATCACGAAGTCGCAATTGGCCACGCCCGGTGTGTCGGTGCCCGAGGTGAGCACGGTGAAGATCGACGGGTCCGGGTGGTCGAAGCTGATGGTGCCGATCGCCATGAACCGCGCCAGGTCGTACTTGCAGGGCGTGAGGTTGCCGTGCCAGGCCACGACATCGAGCGGCGAGTGCGGCTGGCCGCCTTCCCAGAGATGGCCGAGAAACTTGTTGACGATGCGCACCGGACCGGTGTCGGCCTCGAAGGCCGCCACCGGCGCAAGGAAGTCGCGCGCGTTGGCCAGGCCGTTCGAGCCGATCGGGCCGAGCTCCGGCAGCCGGAACGGCGCGCCGTAGTTCTCGCAGACGTAGCCGCGCGCATCGCCCTCGGGCAACTCGACCCTGAACCGCATGCCGCGGGGCACGAGCGCAATCTCGCCCGGCTGCACCTGCAGCTTTCCGAGTTCGGTGTGCAGCAGCAGCGCGCCCGCCTGCGGAACGATCAGCAGCTCGCCGTCCGAGTCCATGAAGTAGCGCTTTTCCATCGAGCGGTTGGCGAGGTAGACATGCACCGCGCAGCCGGTCTGCGCATGCGCATCGCCGTTGCCCGCGATGGTGACCATGCCGTCGACGAAATCGGCGGGTTCGGCGGGCATCGGCCACGGATCCCAGCGCAGGCGGTTCGCCGGCGTCTCGGCCTCGTTGAACGGGCCACTGCGCCAGCGGCCGTCGTCGATGCGTGCGAAGGCGCCGTGCATCGCGCTGGGCTGCATGCGGTACATCCAGGTGCGCCGGTTGTGCTCGCGCGGGGCCGTGAAGGCGGCGCCCGACAGCAGCTCCGCGTACAGCCCCAGGGGCGCCTGCTGCGGCGAGTTGCGACCCACCGGCAGCGCGCCCGCGCGGGCCTCGCTGGCGAACTGGTTCCCGAAGCCGCTCTGGTAGGCGATCGCGGCAGGGTCGTGTCGGGCCATGGAGGTGTCTTCCTGCATGGTGCGGGTCACTGTTGCCATTGCGGCGTGAAGAAATCCGCCGGCACGAGGATGCGCGACTCCTGGTTCTGCAGCAGCGGCAGCATCTTCGCGGCATAGGCCTTGAAGCCCGGGTCCGACATCAGCGCGTGGCGCCGCTGCGTGCGCTCGTTCATGTCCTCGTAGGCCCACAGGTGGACGATCTGGCTCAGCGTGCCGGTCTCGGACCGGTAGTAGCCCACCATGCGGCCGAGGATGCGCTTCTGGATCTCCAGTCCCTCGGCTTCGTAGAGCGCGAGGTAGTCGCGCCATTTGCCGGGATGGGTCGTGTAGGTTCTCTGTTCGACGATCATGCCTTGTTTTCCTGTGGTCAATTCCGCGCGGCGCGCACGATGCCGCTGCACTGCCCGAAGCCGATGCCCACGTGGCCCGGCGATTCGCAGCGGCCGGTGAGGATCACTTCGTCGCCATCGGCCAGGAAGGTGCGCTGCTCGCCGCCGGGCAGCGCGAGCGGCCGGCTGCCGCCCGAGGTGATCTCGAGCAGGCTGCCGAGCGCATCGGCGCCTTCGCCCGAGACGGTGCCGGAGCCCAGCAGGTCGCCGGTGTCGAGCGCGCTGCCGTTGCTCGTGTGGTGCGCCAGCATCTGGGCGACCGTCCAGTAGAGAAGGCCGGTGCCGGAGCGCGACAGCCGCATTGGCGGCAGGCCGCCAGCGGCCATCCCTTCGCTGCGAAGGTGGGCGTCGAGCACGATGCGAAGGCCGCCGTGGCGCTGGTCGGCGTCGTCCCACAGGTAGGGAAGAGGCACCGGATCGCCCGCCTGCCGGGCCGCGGCCGGCGTGCGAAAGGGCGCCAGCGCCTCGGCCGTGACGACCCAGGGCGACACCGTCGTCGCGAAGCTCTTCGCGAGGAACGGCCCCAGGGGCTGGTATTCCCAGCCCTGGATGTCGCGCGCCGACCAGTCGTTGAGCAGCGAGAAGCCGAACACGTGCTGCCATGCGTCGCCAACGGAAATGGGATGCCCCTGCACGGACCCCGCGCCGACATACACGCCGAGCTCGACCTCGTGGTCCAGCCTTTGCGCCGGTGCGTAGCGCGGCTGCGCATCGTCCGGCCCCTTGAGCTGGCCGAAAGGGCGCTGCACCGGCGCGCCGCTGACACGCACGCTGTTGGCGCGGCCGTTGTAGGCAATGGGCACATGCTTGTAGTTGGGCAGCAGCGGCATGTCCGGGCGGAACAGGCGGCCGGCATTCGTCGCATGGTGGATCGATGCGAAGAAATCGGTGAAGCCGCCGACCTTCACCGGCATCAGCAGTTGCACCTCGTCCAGGCCCGACAGCGCGTGGCTTGCTGCGTCGCGATCGGGCCCGGAGCCGGTGCGCTCGGCCAGCAGTTGCGACAGGCCTGCGCGCAAGGCCGAAGCGGCCGGTGCGCCCAGCGCCATGAGGTCGTTGAGCGCCGCGGCACGGCAGGCGAGCGCGGCCGTCCGGGCGAGTCCGTCCAGCTGCTGCGCACAGGCCCCGATGTCGAGGATGCGATCGCCGATGCCCACGCCGCAGCGCGGCGGCCCGTTGCCGTCCGACGGCCGGAACACGGCGAAGGGAAGGTTCTGGATCGGGAACTCGGCATCGGCCGCATTGGCCGACGCGACCCAGCTGCGCAGGGCAGGGTCGTGGGTGGCATTCAGCATCGGGTTCACAGGCTGTGCCCTCCGTCGATCACGATGCGCGTGCCCGTGGCGGTGCGCAAGTGCGTCACGCAGGCCAGCACCGAAAGCGCGACGTCCTCCGGCGTGACGATGCGCCCGAGCGGCGTGGCCGCCGCCTTCATCTCCAGCTCCTCGCGGTTGCGCCCCTGGACGAAGCCGGTGTCGACCGAGGCCGGCGACACGCCGAGAAAGCGCACGGCCGGCCCGAAGGCGCGCGCCAGCGACACCGTCATCGTGTCGAGCGCCGACTTGGCCGCGCAATAGGCGATGTTGCTGCCCAGGCCGGTGAAGGCCGAGACCGACGACACGTTCACCACGGTGGCGGCACCCGAGGCGCGCAAGAGCGGCATCAGCGCGCGGATGATCGAGAACGGACCGCCCGCATTGGCCAGCAGGATCTCGTTGAAGAGCTCGGGCGTCAGGGCCTCGAGCCGGGCGTGCGGGATGCGCTGGGTGAAGCCGGCCGAGTTCACGAGGACGTCGATGCGGCCGTAGGCGGCCTGCAGCGTTTCCGCGAGCGCGGCATGCGCGCCACTGTCGGCCAGCGGCATGTGCAGGGTCCAGTGCCCTTCGCCGGGAAGCTCGGCGCGCAGCAGCTCGGCGCGCTGTTCGCCCTGGTTGAAGCCGATGACGACGGCC
This window contains:
- the fahA gene encoding fumarylacetoacetase, with protein sequence MNPMLNATHDPALRSWVASANAADAEFPIQNLPFAVFRPSDGNGPPRCGVGIGDRILDIGACAQQLDGLARTAALACRAAALNDLMALGAPAASALRAGLSQLLAERTGSGPDRDAASHALSGLDEVQLLMPVKVGGFTDFFASIHHATNAGRLFRPDMPLLPNYKHVPIAYNGRANSVRVSGAPVQRPFGQLKGPDDAQPRYAPAQRLDHEVELGVYVGAGSVQGHPISVGDAWQHVFGFSLLNDWSARDIQGWEYQPLGPFLAKSFATTVSPWVVTAEALAPFRTPAAARQAGDPVPLPYLWDDADQRHGGLRIVLDAHLRSEGMAAGGLPPMRLSRSGTGLLYWTVAQMLAHHTSNGSALDTGDLLGSGTVSGEGADALGSLLEITSGGSRPLALPGGEQRTFLADGDEVILTGRCESPGHVGIGFGQCSGIVRAARN
- the hmgA gene encoding homogentisate 1,2-dioxygenase, with translation MARHDPAAIAYQSGFGNQFASEARAGALPVGRNSPQQAPLGLYAELLSGAAFTAPREHNRRTWMYRMQPSAMHGAFARIDDGRWRSGPFNEAETPANRLRWDPWPMPAEPADFVDGMVTIAGNGDAHAQTGCAVHVYLANRSMEKRYFMDSDGELLIVPQAGALLLHTELGKLQVQPGEIALVPRGMRFRVELPEGDARGYVCENYGAPFRLPELGPIGSNGLANARDFLAPVAAFEADTGPVRIVNKFLGHLWEGGQPHSPLDVVAWHGNLTPCKYDLARFMAIGTISFDHPDPSIFTVLTSGTDTPGVANCDFVIFPPRWLVAEDTFRPPWFHRNVMSELMGLVRGVYDAKAEGFVPGGMSLHNCMLPHGPDAATFEKASAAELAPHRIRDTLAFMFESRHVFRPTAQALAAGNLQAGYDAVWQGFTPGHR
- a CDS encoding SDR family oxidoreductase yields the protein MTLSQPGASDALHGKVAVVTGGSSGIGAATVRLLAASGAAVVIGFNQGEQRAELLRAELPGEGHWTLHMPLADSGAHAALAETLQAAYGRIDVLVNSAGFTQRIPHARLEALTPELFNEILLANAGGPFSIIRALMPLLRASGAATVVNVSSVSAFTGLGSNIAYCAAKSALDTMTVSLARAFGPAVRFLGVSPASVDTGFVQGRNREELEMKAAATPLGRIVTPEDVALSVLACVTHLRTATGTRIVIDGGHSL
- a CDS encoding NIPSNAP family protein, yielding MIVEQRTYTTHPGKWRDYLALYEAEGLEIQKRILGRMVGYYRSETGTLSQIVHLWAYEDMNERTQRRHALMSDPGFKAYAAKMLPLLQNQESRILVPADFFTPQWQQ